In the Scomber japonicus isolate fScoJap1 chromosome 18, fScoJap1.pri, whole genome shotgun sequence genome, one interval contains:
- the med9 gene encoding mediator of RNA polymerase II transcription subunit 9, with translation MAVAQPKLEKEGDDCSLLPLVHDIIKCMDKDSQDVHQELAKLKVKIQEAREQISNMPGVDSSPSEQQQQLATLREQVRTKNQLLQKYKSLCMFDVPKAS, from the exons ATGGCGGTGGCTCAACCAAAGCTGGAGAAAGAGGGCGATGATTGCTCTCTGCTGCCTTTAGTCCATGACATTATCAAATG CATGGACAAGGACAGCCAGGATGTCCACCAAGAACTGGCCAAGCTGAAAGTGAAGATCCAGGAGGCTCGGGAGCAGATCTCCAACATGCCCGGGGTAGATAGCAGTCCGtcggagcagcagcagcagctggccaCGCTTCGGGAGCAGGTCCGCACCAAGAACCAGTTGCTGCAAAAATACAAGAGCCTGTGTATGTTTGACGTGCCAAAAGCATCGTGA